From one Flavobacteriales bacterium genomic stretch:
- a CDS encoding NAD-dependent epimerase/dehydratase family protein, protein MILVTGGTGLLGSHLLLKLVENGERVRAIYRTEAKRDSVIRTFGYYHENPQSIWEKIEWVKGDVLDVHSLEDALEGVEQVYHCAAGVTFLPAEQPYMHKVNVEGTANVVNLCLECDGVRLCHVSSVAAIGRDGSEEVISEKNEWKDSDHNAAYAVSKYHAEMEVWRGIVEGLDAFMVNPSLIIGPGDWNASTGAMFRRTWNGLPFYTRGGNCFVDVLDVAEVMIRLMASDVRNERFIVGAENRKFKEVFERIATHMNKKSPRFEATPLMTELTWRAEKLVSAVTGKKPFITKEVAHHAMQLNRYDNSKLLKALPDFKFKDLNETLEFICQQYVKEATTGQS, encoded by the coding sequence ATGATACTTGTTACCGGAGGAACGGGGCTTTTAGGGTCGCATCTACTGCTTAAATTGGTTGAGAACGGGGAGCGCGTGAGGGCGATCTACCGCACGGAGGCCAAGCGCGATTCGGTGATAAGAACCTTTGGCTATTACCATGAAAATCCGCAAAGCATCTGGGAAAAGATAGAGTGGGTAAAAGGCGATGTACTTGATGTGCACAGTTTGGAAGATGCGCTGGAAGGCGTGGAGCAAGTGTATCATTGTGCGGCAGGCGTTACGTTCCTACCTGCCGAGCAGCCGTACATGCACAAGGTGAATGTGGAAGGAACGGCCAATGTCGTGAACCTGTGTTTGGAGTGTGATGGCGTGCGCCTGTGTCATGTCAGTTCGGTGGCGGCCATTGGCCGAGATGGTTCGGAAGAGGTGATCAGCGAGAAGAACGAGTGGAAGGATTCCGATCACAATGCAGCCTACGCGGTAAGCAAGTACCACGCAGAGATGGAGGTTTGGCGCGGTATTGTGGAAGGGCTGGACGCGTTCATGGTCAATCCATCACTCATTATCGGCCCTGGCGATTGGAACGCCAGCACGGGCGCCATGTTCCGAAGAACGTGGAACGGACTGCCTTTCTACACGCGAGGCGGAAACTGTTTCGTGGATGTGTTGGATGTGGCCGAGGTGATGATCCGTTTGATGGCATCGGATGTACGTAACGAGCGCTTCATTGTGGGAGCGGAGAACAGGAAGTTCAAGGAAGTGTTTGAGCGGATTGCAACTCACATGAACAAGAAGTCACCTCGCTTTGAGGCCACGCCTTTGATGACCGAACTCACGTGGCGCGCGGAGAAATTGGTGAGCGCGGTAACTGGTAAAAAGCCGTTCATCACCAAAGAAGTGGCGCATCATGCCATGCAACTGAACCGCTACGACAACAGCAAATTGCTGAAAGCGTTACCGGATTTCAAGTTCAAAGATCTGAATGAAACGCTGGAATTCATTTGCCAGCAGTACGTGAAAGAGGCGACTACTGGTCAGAGTTGA
- the pgk gene encoding phosphoglycerate kinase, producing MKTMDSFSFAGKKALIRVDFNVPLDDAFNITDDTRIVAALPTIKKILKDGGSVILMSHLGRPKNGPENKFSLKHLIPHLSELLGVEVAFASDCMGEVAETAAANLSAGDVLLLENLRFHKEEEAGDKDFAGQLAKLGDVYVNDAFGTAHRAHASTTIVAEFFPEDKMFGYLLAKEIESIDKVLTSAERPLTAIMGGAKVSSKISIITNLIGRVDNIIIGGGMSYTFAKALGGSVGNSLVEDDYLETAKQILADAKEKGVQILLPEDTVAGDAFDNNANKQTCDTNAIPDGWLGLDIGPATEKTYAEVINASKTILWNGPMGVFEMESFQHGTKAVALSIAEATKNGAFSLIGGGDSVAAINKFNLADQVSYVSTGGGALLEYMEGTELPGIKAIRG from the coding sequence ATGAAAACAATGGACTCTTTCTCGTTTGCCGGTAAAAAAGCGTTGATCCGTGTAGATTTCAACGTTCCGTTGGATGATGCCTTCAATATTACCGATGACACACGCATTGTGGCCGCGTTGCCAACCATCAAAAAAATATTGAAAGATGGCGGGTCCGTTATTCTGATGAGCCACTTGGGCAGACCTAAAAACGGTCCGGAGAACAAATTCTCGCTGAAGCACTTGATCCCTCACCTTTCTGAGTTGTTAGGCGTTGAGGTTGCTTTTGCTTCCGATTGCATGGGGGAAGTTGCCGAAACTGCTGCTGCTAATTTGAGCGCGGGAGATGTGCTGCTGCTGGAAAACCTCCGTTTTCATAAAGAGGAAGAGGCGGGCGATAAGGATTTCGCTGGCCAATTGGCCAAATTGGGCGATGTGTATGTGAATGATGCCTTCGGAACCGCTCACCGCGCGCATGCTTCCACAACGATTGTGGCCGAGTTCTTCCCAGAAGACAAGATGTTCGGCTACCTGTTGGCGAAGGAAATTGAGAGCATCGATAAGGTTCTGACCTCAGCCGAAAGGCCGTTGACCGCCATTATGGGTGGTGCGAAGGTTTCTTCAAAGATCTCCATCATCACCAATCTCATCGGTCGCGTTGACAACATCATTATCGGTGGCGGTATGAGCTACACGTTTGCCAAAGCGTTGGGTGGAAGTGTAGGAAACTCATTGGTTGAAGACGATTACTTGGAAACCGCCAAGCAGATTCTGGCCGATGCAAAGGAAAAAGGTGTCCAGATTCTGCTTCCAGAAGATACCGTTGCCGGAGACGCGTTTGACAACAATGCCAACAAGCAGACGTGCGACACGAATGCCATTCCTGATGGCTGGTTAGGATTGGATATCGGTCCTGCGACCGAGAAAACCTATGCAGAAGTGATCAACGCATCCAAAACCATCCTTTGGAACGGACCGATGGGCGTTTTTGAAATGGAATCGTTCCAGCATGGAACAAAAGCCGTGGCGCTTTCCATCGCGGAAGCAACCAAAAATGGTGCATTCTCACTTATTGGTGGTGGCGATTCGGTTGCGGCCATCAACAAGTTCAACCTTGCCGATCAGGTAAGCTATGTTTCCACAGGCGGTGGCGCGCTTTTGGAGTACATGGAAGGAACCGAACTGCCTGGTATCAAGGCTATTCGTGGATAA
- a CDS encoding DUF4296 domain-containing protein: MNGRYWLLVIGCLWFGSCQENAEKKPDYLLDEDKMVSVMVDMHLVETAQNLKVIEPDSANLNYDRMFESIFVSHGVTKTEFDSSLYYYSTRTEEMNVIYDKVLEQLSELESEVNSDQ; the protein is encoded by the coding sequence ATGAACGGTCGTTATTGGTTATTGGTTATTGGCTGCCTTTGGTTTGGCTCGTGCCAAGAGAACGCGGAAAAGAAGCCCGATTATCTGCTGGATGAAGACAAAATGGTTTCGGTAATGGTGGATATGCACTTGGTGGAAACAGCACAGAACCTGAAGGTGATCGAACCCGATTCGGCCAATCTGAACTATGATCGGATGTTCGAGTCCATTTTTGTTTCTCACGGAGTTACCAAAACCGAGTTTGACAGCAGCCTGTACTACTATTCTACCCGCACGGAAGAGATGAACGTGATCTACGATAAGGTGCTGGAACAGCTTTCGGAGCTGGAATCGGAGGTCAACTCTGACCAGTAG